The Yersinia entomophaga nucleotide sequence ATACCGGACAGCGTCAGAGTACGAACGTTTTTCAACGCTTTGATTTCCGCAGACAGCGGAATGGTGTCGCAAACAATCACTTCATCAATAACTGAATTTCTGATGTTTTCCACTGCGTTACCAGAGAAGATCGGGTGTGTCGCGTAAGCAAATACGCGTTTGGCACCACGTTCTTTTAAGGCTTCAGCAGCTTTACACAACGTGCCACCGGTATCGATCATATCGTCAACCAGCACACAGTCACGGCCAGCAACGTCGCCGATGATATGCATCACCTGGGAAACGTTAGCACGCGGACGGCGTTTGTCGATAATGGCCATATCGGTGTCATTCAGCAGTTTAGCAATAGCTCGTGCACGAACAACACCGCCGATATCTGGTGAAACAACGATTGGGTTTTCCAGATTCTGCTGCAACATATCTTCCAGCAGGATTGGGCTACCAAATACGTTATCAACCGGCACATCAAAGAAGCCTTGGATCTGTTCAGCATGCAGGTCCACTGTCAATACACGGTCAACCCCAACACTTGAGAGAAAATCGGCAACAACTTTGGCAGTGATAGGCACACGAGCAGAACGCACACGGCGATCCTGACGAGCGTAACCGAAGTAAGGGATAACGGCAGTAATACGTCCTGCGGAGGCGCGACGCAGGGCATCAACCATGACAACCAATTCCATCAGGTTATCGTTCGTGGGTGCGCAGGTGGACTGGATGATGAAAATATCACCACCGCGTACATTTTCGTTGATTTGCACGCTCACTTCGCCGTCGCTAAAACGACCTACAGCGGCGTCACCAAGACTGGTGTACAAACGGTTGGCAATACGTTGTGCTAGTTCCGGGGTGGCGTTACCAGCAAAAAGCTTCATATCAGGCACGAGAAGAACCTCAGGCTTGCGTCCAGAGAAGATATTGTCAGCCAGTAGTCAGGGGCGATTCATCCTACTGATTGCAATATACATACGGGTATTTAAAACCAAAACATTGTTAACCTAAAAGAGCGTTATGAGCCGGCTTTTAATTCAGTTAAGAAGGCAACGTGTTGGCGACGCAGGATAAACCGTAATGCTATGGAAAAACCTGAGTTGCCACGCAAATCGCTGCTTATTTCTCAACTTTTCCAGAGCGTACAAGATGCAGTGGTGAGACGTTAACGCCACGAGCCACAAAACCCTGTAACCACTCCGGGGCAATACTTAACACCTGACGGGCCGATGACTCGGTATCAAATTCAGCAAATACACAAGCGCCGGTCCCGGTTAGGCGCGACGGGGCGTATTGTAACAGCCATGAAAGAACCTGTTCAACCTCGCGAAAACGTTTTCTTGCGATCGGTTCGCAATCATTTGCGTAAGGAGCGGCTAAAAGTGCCGCCAAGGGGCGAACTGGCGTGTTTCTTGTTAAATCCGGATCGGAAAAAATAATTGGCGTTGGGATGCTAACGCCGGGGTGTGCGACCAAATACCAGCGCTCAATGGGCTGCGCGGGCTGCAATTTTTCGCCAATTCCTTCGGCGAAGGCGGCATGGCCGCGCACAAATACCGGTACGTCGGCACCCAGTTGCAGGCCAAGATCGGCTAATTCTTCATCATTCAATCCGCATTGCCACAGGTGATTTAAGGCGACCAATACCGTCGCCGCGTTGGAGGAACCTCCGCCTAAACCGCCTCCCATTGGCAGGCATTTTTCGATCGAAATATCCGCTCCGTGGGGGGTATCGGAACCTGCCGTATGTTGCTGCAATAAACGTGCTGCCCGCACGATCAGATTTTGTTCGTTTTCCACCCCTTCAAGCGGCGTAAGTAAACAAATCTGGTTATCATTTCTCGGTGTGATAGTGAGGCTGTCACCATAATCGAGAAACTGAAATAGCGTCTGTAATTCATGGTAACCATCGGCGCGTTGGCCGGTGATATAAAGGAATAAATTCAGTTTTGCCGGAGAAGGCCAGGTGTGAATCATTTGACAGTCCAGTTATCCATTTTCAGTTTGATGCGTTGCTGATCCTGCTTTAGCTCCAGACGACTCGGTAAAACTGGGGTCACCTTGGTGTTATATTCTTGATAATCAACGGTCCACACTTGATTTCCCTGCTTATAAGTCAGCTGTTTCAGGCGATATTTATCGTCGAGGACAAAATCGTTGGTTTCGCCGGGCAGGCCGAGAATCCATTGGCGCAGGCTATTGATAGGAATGTCCATGCCGGTAAGTTTGGCAATCATTTCTTCCGGGTTATCACTAACGTAGCGTTTGCCCTGGTTATCCGTCAGTTGAGTAACGCCCGGCTGCACGACCAGCTCCATCTCGGTGCTGCCCAGCGGATTGGTCAGCAGCAGACGGTAACGATCCGCTGAATATTGTTGCCAGAAGAAACGGGCATAAACCTTCTGTTTATCTGAAATATAAGCGAAAGAGCCGCGGGTCTGGAACTGGCTGAGTTGCTGCAATTGTTGCTCATGCTGTTGCCACTGCGGCGAGGTGGGGCTCGTCGCCGGGCCAGTCGAGGTGGTGGTAGTACAGGCGGCTAGCATCAGGCTGGCTAATGGAAGCAGGCGATAAAAAGTGACCTTGCGCATGGGCATATCAATATCAATCCTTTAAAAGCGTGGTTTTCACCAGCGAGGCATTTGGGTGCTGCAAAGTTGCAGCCAAGGTGCTCACGCTAACGGTGGTAAGGCGGAGCGTCAATATCTTGTTTATGTCGTGAGCAATTTACCCACGATATCCGTGATATTAGGACGGATAATGCGGTGTGACTTTAATTGCTCTCGCGCATCAAGTAGAATGCGACTCAGACGAGAATCCATACTAAGACAAGTATTACTCTAAGCCGTTCTCATGACCCTGCTCGCATTAGGCATTAATCACAAAACCGCTCCTGTCTCGTTACGTGAACGGGTGACATTTTCACCTGACTCGATCGACCGGGCGCTTAATAGCTTGCTCCAGCAACCGCTGGTGCAGGGCGGTGTGGTGTTGTCTACGTGCAACCGCACCGAATTATACCTCAGTGTAGAACAGCAAGAAAATCTGCATGAGCAATTGGTTGACTGGCTGTGTCATTACCACCGCCTCAGCCGCGATGAGGTCATAAAAAGCCTGTACTGGCATCATGATAATGAGGCCGTCAGCCACTTAATGCGGGTAGCCAGTGGTCTGGATTCGCTGGTGTTAGGCGAGCCGCAGATTCTCGGGCAGGTTAAAAAGGCGTTTGCTGAATCCCAGCGGGGTCAATCCCTCTCTGGTGAATTGGAGCGTTTGTTCCAAAAAACTTTCTCCGTAGCCAAGCGGGTGCGTACTGAAACCGATATCGGTGCCAGTGCGGTGTCGGTGGCTTTTGCCGCCTGTACGTTGGCGCGGCAAATTTTCGAATCCCTTTCCGAACTGAATGTGTTGCTGGTAGGCGCAGGTGAAACCATCGAATTGGTGGCGCGTCATCTGCGTGAACATCAGGTTAAACATATGATTATCGCTAACCGCACCCGTGAGCGGGCGCAGTCTCTGGCGGACGAAGTGAACGCCGAGGTGATTACCTTGCCGGAAATCGATGCCCGCCTGGCCGACGCCGATATCATTATCAGTTCAACGGCCAGCCCGCTACCGATCATCGGTAAAGGTATGGTCGAGCGTGCGCTAAAAGCGCGCCGTAATCAGCCGATGCTGTTTGTCGATATTGCCGTGCCGCGGGACATCGAGCCCGAAGTCGGCAAACTGGCTAACGCCTATCTGTACAGTGTGGATGATTTACAGGCAATTATTCAGCACAATCTGGCGCAGCGTAAGGCTGCGGCGGTGCAGGCTGAATCGATAGTACAGCAGGAAAGCATGAATTTTATGGCTTGGCTGCGTTCACAGGGGGCGGTAGAAACCATTCGGGATTACCGTTCTCAGGCTGAACAGATTCGTAGTGAAATGACCGCCAAAGCGCTGGCGGCCATTGAGCAGGGTGCGAATGTGGAGCAAGTGATCAATGAACTGGCCCACAAGCTGACCAACCGCCTGATTCATGCTCCAACCAAATCCCTCCAACAAGCAGCCAGCGATGGCGATATGGAGCGGTTACAATTATTACGCGACAGCCTTGGGCTGGATCAGCATTAGTTTCCTCAATTAACAGGATTTAAAACCGCGGATGAAGTCTTCTATTGTTGCCAAACTGGAAGCGTTACAAGAGCGCCACGAAGAAGTGGAAGCACACCTTGGCGATGCCAATGTGATTGCCGATCAGGAGCGTTTTCGTGCGTTATCGCGCGAATATGCCCAGTTGACCGATGTGACCCGTTGCTTTAAAGAGTGGCAGGGCGTTCAGGACGATCTCGAAGCGGCAGAAATGATGCTGGAAGACCCTGAAATGCGTGAAATGGCGCAGGAAGAACTGAAAGAAGCCAAAGCCCGTAGCGAAGAGCTGGAACAGCAGCTTCAGGTCTTGTTATTGCCGAAAGATCCCGACGATGAGCGCGGTTGTTTCCTGGAAATCCGCGCCGGAACCGGCGGCGACGAAGCGGCGATTTTCGCCGGCGATATGTTCCGTATGTACAGCCGTTACGCTGAGGCTCGTCGTTGGAAGATCGAAGTAATGAGCGCCAGCGATGGCGAGCACGGTGGCTATAAAGAAATTATTGCCAAAGTATCCGGCGAGGGCGTTTACGGTCAGCTGAAATTTGAATCCGGCGGTCATCGCGTCCAGCGCGTGCCAGAAACCGAATCTCAGGGGCGTATCCATACGTCGGCCTGTACCGTAGCGGTGATGCCGGAAATACCTGAAGCTGAAATGCCAGAAATCAACGCGGGCGATCTGCGCATCGATACTTTCCGCTCCTCGGGTGCAGGTGGCCAGCACGTTAATACCACCGATTCCGCTATTCGTATTACCCATATTCCGACCGGGATTGTGGTGGAATGTCAGGATGAGCGTTCACAGCATAAGAACAAAGCTAAAGCGATGTCAGTGCTGGGTGCGCGTATTCGCGCTGCCGAAGTGCAAAAACGTCAGCAGGCCGAAGCGTCTGAGCGTCGTAACCTGTTAGGGTCTGGCGATCGTTCCGACCGTAATCGCACCTATAACTTCCCGCAGGGGCGTGTCACCGATCACCGTATCAACTTGACACTGTACCGTCTGGATGAGGTGATGGAAGGCAAACTGGATATGTTAATTCAGCCGATTGTGCAGGAATATCAGGCCGATCAGCTGTCCGCACTTTCCGAGCAAGATTGATGGATTACCAACGCTGGCTGGCGCAGGCTGCGGCACGCTTTCAGCACAGTGACAGTCCCAAGCGCGATGCGGAAATTCTGTTGGGTCTTGTCACCGGGCGTCAGCGTACTTTTTTGCTGGCCTTCGGTGAAACCGAATTGACCGAAGAGCAGAAAGAACAACTGGAACTATTAGCCGCCAGGCGAGAGCAGGGCGAACCTATCGCCTATCTGGTCGGTGAGCGCGAGTTTTGGTCGCTGCCGTTGAGCGTGTCTTCGGCCACGTTGATTCCTCGCCCTGACACCGAGTGTCTGGTGGAACAGGCGCTGGTGCGTTTACCTGAACAACCTTGTCGGGTTCTGGATTTAGGCACCGGCAGCGGGGCGATAGCACTGGCGTTGGCCAGCGAGCGGCCAGATTGTCAGGTCACCGGCGTCGATCTCAAACCGGATGCGGTGGCGTTGGCGCGCCATAACGCGGAAAAACTGAGTCTAAACAACGTAGAGTTTCTGCAAGGCAGCTGGTTTTCACCCCTCACCGGGCGTTTTGCGTTGATCGCCAGTAATCCTCCTTATATTGATGCCAATGATCCTCATCTGGAGCAGGGGGATGTGCGCTATGAACCACACAGCGCGCTGGTGGCTGAAGATGAAGGTCTGGCCGATCTTGCGGCCATTATCCGGCAGGCACCCGATTATCTGGAACCGAAAGGGTGGTTATTGCTGGAGCACGGATGGCAACAGGCGACAGCGGTAGAGAAACTGTTGTTGCAGGCCGGTTTTAGCACGGTGGCAACCTGTAAAGATTACGGTAACAACGATAGGGTTACTTTGGGGCAGTGGTTGCCGCAGATGACACATAATTAGAATGAAAATGGAGTGACTCATCATGTGGATTGATTATATCGCCATGAAATATCTACATTTGGCGACGGTGGTTATCAGCATTAGTCTGTTTGTTTTGCGGTTCTTCTGGAAATGCCGCGGTTCAGCTATGATAGACAAACGTTGGGTGAAGATAACGCCACATATCAACGACACGTTATTGTTTGTCAGCGGTATTGCACTGATATTTATCACCGGGTTTTACCCGTTCAGCCCGCAGGGTACCTGGCTTACGGAAAAACTGTTCGGCGTGATTCTCTACATCGTGTTGGGCTATGTTGCTTTAGGTAAACGCGACCGTAGCCAAAAGACGCGTTGTGTGGCCTTTATCCTCGCACTGGGTTGTCTGTACCTGATTATTAAACTGGCAACGACTAAATTACCTCTGCTGATGGGATATTTATGAGTACCATTGCTGATTTCGAATTCAACACCGCGCCTTTGAGTGAAGGGGTGTTACTGGTTACCCAGGAAATCCGACCGAACTTTCCAATGGCTGACGTTCGCAACCAACTGCAACAGTTGGTTGATGATGCCCGCGCGGCGATGCCCAGTGACCTCAATCAAGATCAGCAATTGGAAGTGCTTATTGATTTGTTCTACCGCAAGTGGAAATTCGGTGGGGCGAGTGGGGTTTACCGGCTGTCCGATGCGATCTGGCTGGATAAAGTTCTGGCGAAACGTCAGGGTACACCGGTTTCATTGGGCGTCATTTTTCTGCATATCGCCCATCAACTGGATTTGCCATTGATGCCAGTGATTTTTCCCACTCAGCTCATTCTTCGTGCCGATTGGCTAGACGAAGAAATGTGGCTGATTAATCCGTTAAACGGGGAAACGCTGAACGAGCATATGCTGGAAGTCTGGATTAAAGGTAATTTGGGGCTGTCTGCGGAACTGGAAGATGAAGATCTGGAAGAAGCGGAACATACCCTGATTATTCGTAAGATGTTGGATACGCTGAAAGCGGCGTTAATGGAAGAGAAACAAATGGAGCTGGCGCTGCGTGCCAGCGAAGCGGTGCTGGCGTTCGATCCCGATGATCCCTACGAGATCCGCGATCGGGGTTTGATTTACGCTCAGCTGGACTGCAATCATATTGCCATCTCTGATTTAAGCTATTTTGTCGAACAGTGCCCGGAAGATCCTATCGCTGAAATGATAAAAATGCAGATTCACTCCATTGAGCAGCAGCGTATTACTCTGCATTAACATAATTTGATAGGGCGCTGAGGCGTCGTGATTTATTCCGATTTACCATCATTAAAGGCATAAGCATGAAACAAAAAGTGGTTAGCATTGGCGATATCAAGGTAGCGAACGACCTACCCTTTGTGCTGTTTGGTGGCATGAACGTGCTGGAGTCTCGCGATCTGGCGATGCGCATCTGCGAGCATTACGTCACCGTGACTCAAAAACTCGGTATTCCTTACGTATTCAAAGCCTCGTTTGACAAAGCCAACCGTTCTTCGATTCATTCTTACCGCGGGCCGGGTCTGGAAGAAGGCATGAAAATCTTCCAGGAACTGAAGCAACAGTTCGGCGTGAAGGTCATCACCGACGTGCATGAAATCAGTCAGTGCCAGCCTGTCGCTGAAGTGGTAGACGTGATTCAGTTACCTGCGTTCCTGGCGCGCCAGACCGATCTGGTGGAAGCCATGGCGAAAACCGGTGCCGTGATCAACGTGAAAAAACCGCAGTTTGTCAGCCCAGGTCAGATGGGGAACATTGTCGACAAATTCAAAGAAGCCGGTAATGATCAGGTTATCCTGTGCGATCGCGGCAGTAACTTCGGTTATGACAATCTGGTTGTTGATATGTTAGGTATCAATGTGATGGTGAACTCTACCGGCGGTCATCCGGTTATCTTCGACGTCACTCACTCCCTGCAGTGTCGCGATCCGTTTGGCGCCGCGTCCGGCGGTCGTCGTGCGCAGGTCGCCGAACTAGCGCGTGCCGGTATGGCTGTGGGTCTGGCTGGCCTGTTTATCGAAGCTCATCCAGAGCCTGACAGCGCGAAATGTGACGGTCCTTCCGCACTGCCGTTGGATAAACTGGAGCCGTTCCTGGTGCAGATGAAAGCCATCGACGATCTGGTGAAAAGCTTCCCAGAGCTGGATACCAGCAAATAAGCTGAGTTATTTCGCGCACTAAAGCGATACAAAAGGGCAGCGTGGTGGATAACTATGCTGCCCTTTCTGTTGTGACCAATTCGGTTTTAACGTTGTTTCAGCGCTGCGAGCGCCTCGGGTAGAGAGCCGTAGAAGCTCAGCTTGCCTGGAATCGGCTTCACTCTAGCCCGCGCCAGCGTTTTCAATGGCTGGAACGGCGTATCGGTAATTATCAGCTCCCGGCCTTCTGGTAGGGCTTCCACAAAGCGCAGGAAGGCGTTCAAACCGCCAGCATCCAGCACCGGAACTGCGTCCCACTGTAAGACAATGGTTCGTCGATTCTCGCTCATTTCTAGCAACTCATTGAAAATACGCTCAGCAGCGGCGAAAAACAGCGGGCCGTTGACTCGTAAAATCAGCGTTTGATTATCCTGAGCGCCGGACAACGGGCTGAGGCGAGTCATACGGGCAATGCGGCGCATAAACAGCAGGGAAGCCAGCACGATACCAACGGTGATAGCGATAACCATATCGAATAGCACCGTCAGGCTCATACACAGCAGCATGACGATAATGTCGTCTTTTGGCGCCCGCCGCAGTAAATCTACCACTTTGTGCGCTTCGCTCATGTTCCACGCCACGATCAGCAGCAGGGAGGCCATTGCCGCCAGCGGTAGATAAGACAGCATTGGCGCCAATATCAATAACGCCAGCAGCACCAGCAGGGCGTGTACCACCGCAGAAATCGGGGAAGTCGCTCCCGCGCGCACGTTGGCGGCTGAGCGAGCGATGGCCGCTGTTGCCGTGATTCCGCCGAAGAATGGCGCAATCATATTTCCCAGGCCTTGGCCCACCAGCTCGCTGTTTGGACGGTGTTTCTGGCCGGTCATCCCGTCCAGCACGACAGCGCATAGCAGCGACTCAATGGCACCGAGCATCGCCATGGTGAAGGCGGCGGGTAGCAGAGCGGATACCGTGGCCCAGCTCAGAGTAAACTCTTGCCCATGAGCGGCCGGCAGGTTCCACGGCAGTACGAACTGCGGCAGAATCGGTGGGATTCCTTGTCCGTAGGTACCATCGGCCAGCATATAGCTGAACTTTGAACCAATGGTTGCCACTTGCTGGTCGAACAGAGACAAAACCCACATGACAGCGGTGCCTGCCACTAGCGCAGGTAAGTGACCCGGTAACTTAATCCCAAGCCTCGGCCAGAAAATCAAGACCAGCAGCGTCACGCTGCCGATTAAGGTATCGCTGAAATTAAGGCTCGGAAGCGCCTGCACCAGCGCTGAAACTTTACTCATATAATTTTCCGGCACGACCTCCATCTGTAGACCAAAAAAGTCTTTTACCTGCATGGTGGCAATGGTGATGGCAATCCCGGAAGTAAATCCGAGCGTTACCGATAGCGGAATATATTCAATCAATCGTCCCAGCCGTGCTAATCCCATGCAGAGTAAAAACAGACCAGACATCAGCGTGGCTAGCAATAATCCCGCGAGGCCGAACTGCTGTGAGACCGGGAATAAGATCACCACAAAAGCGGCGGTAGGGCCGGAGACGCTGTAACGCGAACCGCCGCTGACTGCAATGACAATACCGGCAATAGCGGAGGTATACAGGCCATATTGCGGAGGTACGCCGCTGGCAATAGCCAAGGCCATCGCTAAAGGAATGGCAATAATCCCGACGGTGATGCCGGCAATTATGTCTTTAATAAATCGTTGAAGTGTATAGGTTTCTCGCCAGCAAGCTTCAATAAGCGCGCTGAACGGCCTAATGCCGTTAATTCCGTGCGTTTTCATCTAAGGTGCAAACCAAATAAGGAAAAGACAAAATAAATGGCGGGCCAATAGGGGTCCGTCTCGAGTAGTGAATATCAACGATACGCCAAATGTGGGGCAGAGATCTAGATGTATATCAATCTCTGATCGGAATAAGGATAACAGGGGGTTTTAAAATGTCCTTATAAGCGTAAAAAGCACGTCAGATAACGGATTAAAGCATCGATATTTATTCATTTTATGAACTTTTATCAGTTATAGATGAATATTTATTACTAATGAGTAAAAGAGAATAATAATGATTACTTTGCACTCAATATTTGGGGGGCGTGGGTGGCGTAAAAAACGCTGGGTAATGTGGCAGGAAAGTGTAAGAGAGCAGCAATAATGAAAATTTCCCTGTGGAATTGCTTTACGTAGCTAAGATTTAAATGAGAAGCCCTTGAGGTAATCTATATTATGCTGGCATGATTAGGTTATAACGAGGGCAGAAAGCAATATTATTTGAAGACGACGGGTCGCGCTGATGGCTATAGGTAAAGTGAACATAATGATGACAATACAGCATAAGTTTCATTTTCCGTGAGTTTCACCACAACTCTCTCATCGCTGTTTAACGATGCTAGTGTCACTTACGCATCGCTATCTATCAGCTATTTCGCTTTGAGTAAAAATACGCCGTTTTCCTATGACGGTGAAAGATGGAAACGTTTGCTGTTTGGTCTGGTTTCCGGCCTGATATCGCTGTATTTGAATCAGGACAAATTCATTATCATCAACAGCTTCTTTTATAGTTTTGAAATATTACCGATCATTTTGGCGACATTTTACGGCGGCTGGCTCAGTGGTTTAGTGGCTTTAGCCATTAACATTATTTTTACCGGTCTGTTTACGCTGGATAATATACTGATTGTCTTAATCATATTTCCGCTGCTGTTATCCAAAGTGTGGGAAAGAAAGAGCAATCGGGTTTTCTATCTCACTATCGCAGTTATTGCCGTTTACCGTATCTGCGTCGGCGCGACTTTTCTCAACTATGGACATTTGTGGCCGTCTACATTGATTTATCTGGCGTCATCTGCTTTGTGTCTGGCTATTTGTTTTCACGCATTGAATTTTAAAGAACGCCATATTCATGCTTATTTTGCTATGAAAGAGCGAGCGAACGTCGATAAT carries:
- the prs gene encoding ribose-phosphate diphosphokinase yields the protein MPDMKLFAGNATPELAQRIANRLYTSLGDAAVGRFSDGEVSVQINENVRGGDIFIIQSTCAPTNDNLMELVVMVDALRRASAGRITAVIPYFGYARQDRRVRSARVPITAKVVADFLSSVGVDRVLTVDLHAEQIQGFFDVPVDNVFGSPILLEDMLQQNLENPIVVSPDIGGVVRARAIAKLLNDTDMAIIDKRRPRANVSQVMHIIGDVAGRDCVLVDDMIDTGGTLCKAAEALKERGAKRVFAYATHPIFSGNAVENIRNSVIDEVIVCDTIPLSAEIKALKNVRTLTLSGMLAEAIRRISNEESISAMFEH
- the ispE gene encoding 4-(cytidine 5'-diphospho)-2-C-methyl-D-erythritol kinase, producing the protein MIHTWPSPAKLNLFLYITGQRADGYHELQTLFQFLDYGDSLTITPRNDNQICLLTPLEGVENEQNLIVRAARLLQQHTAGSDTPHGADISIEKCLPMGGGLGGGSSNAATVLVALNHLWQCGLNDEELADLGLQLGADVPVFVRGHAAFAEGIGEKLQPAQPIERWYLVAHPGVSIPTPIIFSDPDLTRNTPVRPLAALLAAPYANDCEPIARKRFREVEQVLSWLLQYAPSRLTGTGACVFAEFDTESSARQVLSIAPEWLQGFVARGVNVSPLHLVRSGKVEK
- the lolB gene encoding lipoprotein insertase outer membrane protein LolB, with the protein product MPMRKVTFYRLLPLASLMLAACTTTTSTGPATSPTSPQWQQHEQQLQQLSQFQTRGSFAYISDKQKVYARFFWQQYSADRYRLLLTNPLGSTEMELVVQPGVTQLTDNQGKRYVSDNPEEMIAKLTGMDIPINSLRQWILGLPGETNDFVLDDKYRLKQLTYKQGNQVWTVDYQEYNTKVTPVLPSRLELKQDQQRIKLKMDNWTVK
- the hemA gene encoding glutamyl-tRNA reductase, with protein sequence MTLLALGINHKTAPVSLRERVTFSPDSIDRALNSLLQQPLVQGGVVLSTCNRTELYLSVEQQENLHEQLVDWLCHYHRLSRDEVIKSLYWHHDNEAVSHLMRVASGLDSLVLGEPQILGQVKKAFAESQRGQSLSGELERLFQKTFSVAKRVRTETDIGASAVSVAFAACTLARQIFESLSELNVLLVGAGETIELVARHLREHQVKHMIIANRTRERAQSLADEVNAEVITLPEIDARLADADIIISSTASPLPIIGKGMVERALKARRNQPMLFVDIAVPRDIEPEVGKLANAYLYSVDDLQAIIQHNLAQRKAAAVQAESIVQQESMNFMAWLRSQGAVETIRDYRSQAEQIRSEMTAKALAAIEQGANVEQVINELAHKLTNRLIHAPTKSLQQAASDGDMERLQLLRDSLGLDQH
- the prfA gene encoding peptide chain release factor 1; protein product: MKSSIVAKLEALQERHEEVEAHLGDANVIADQERFRALSREYAQLTDVTRCFKEWQGVQDDLEAAEMMLEDPEMREMAQEELKEAKARSEELEQQLQVLLLPKDPDDERGCFLEIRAGTGGDEAAIFAGDMFRMYSRYAEARRWKIEVMSASDGEHGGYKEIIAKVSGEGVYGQLKFESGGHRVQRVPETESQGRIHTSACTVAVMPEIPEAEMPEINAGDLRIDTFRSSGAGGQHVNTTDSAIRITHIPTGIVVECQDERSQHKNKAKAMSVLGARIRAAEVQKRQQAEASERRNLLGSGDRSDRNRTYNFPQGRVTDHRINLTLYRLDEVMEGKLDMLIQPIVQEYQADQLSALSEQD
- the prmC gene encoding peptide chain release factor N(5)-glutamine methyltransferase, which codes for MDYQRWLAQAAARFQHSDSPKRDAEILLGLVTGRQRTFLLAFGETELTEEQKEQLELLAARREQGEPIAYLVGEREFWSLPLSVSSATLIPRPDTECLVEQALVRLPEQPCRVLDLGTGSGAIALALASERPDCQVTGVDLKPDAVALARHNAEKLSLNNVEFLQGSWFSPLTGRFALIASNPPYIDANDPHLEQGDVRYEPHSALVAEDEGLADLAAIIRQAPDYLEPKGWLLLEHGWQQATAVEKLLLQAGFSTVATCKDYGNNDRVTLGQWLPQMTHN
- a CDS encoding SirB2 family protein, yielding MWIDYIAMKYLHLATVVISISLFVLRFFWKCRGSAMIDKRWVKITPHINDTLLFVSGIALIFITGFYPFSPQGTWLTEKLFGVILYIVLGYVALGKRDRSQKTRCVAFILALGCLYLIIKLATTKLPLLMGYL
- the sirB1 gene encoding invasion regulator SirB1; translated protein: MSTIADFEFNTAPLSEGVLLVTQEIRPNFPMADVRNQLQQLVDDARAAMPSDLNQDQQLEVLIDLFYRKWKFGGASGVYRLSDAIWLDKVLAKRQGTPVSLGVIFLHIAHQLDLPLMPVIFPTQLILRADWLDEEMWLINPLNGETLNEHMLEVWIKGNLGLSAELEDEDLEEAEHTLIIRKMLDTLKAALMEEKQMELALRASEAVLAFDPDDPYEIRDRGLIYAQLDCNHIAISDLSYFVEQCPEDPIAEMIKMQIHSIEQQRITLH
- the kdsA gene encoding 3-deoxy-8-phosphooctulonate synthase gives rise to the protein MKQKVVSIGDIKVANDLPFVLFGGMNVLESRDLAMRICEHYVTVTQKLGIPYVFKASFDKANRSSIHSYRGPGLEEGMKIFQELKQQFGVKVITDVHEISQCQPVAEVVDVIQLPAFLARQTDLVEAMAKTGAVINVKKPQFVSPGQMGNIVDKFKEAGNDQVILCDRGSNFGYDNLVVDMLGINVMVNSTGGHPVIFDVTHSLQCRDPFGAASGGRRAQVAELARAGMAVGLAGLFIEAHPEPDSAKCDGPSALPLDKLEPFLVQMKAIDDLVKSFPELDTSK
- the dauA gene encoding C4-dicarboxylic acid transporter DauA — translated: MKTHGINGIRPFSALIEACWRETYTLQRFIKDIIAGITVGIIAIPLAMALAIASGVPPQYGLYTSAIAGIVIAVSGGSRYSVSGPTAAFVVILFPVSQQFGLAGLLLATLMSGLFLLCMGLARLGRLIEYIPLSVTLGFTSGIAITIATMQVKDFFGLQMEVVPENYMSKVSALVQALPSLNFSDTLIGSVTLLVLIFWPRLGIKLPGHLPALVAGTAVMWVLSLFDQQVATIGSKFSYMLADGTYGQGIPPILPQFVLPWNLPAAHGQEFTLSWATVSALLPAAFTMAMLGAIESLLCAVVLDGMTGQKHRPNSELVGQGLGNMIAPFFGGITATAAIARSAANVRAGATSPISAVVHALLVLLALLILAPMLSYLPLAAMASLLLIVAWNMSEAHKVVDLLRRAPKDDIIVMLLCMSLTVLFDMVIAITVGIVLASLLFMRRIARMTRLSPLSGAQDNQTLILRVNGPLFFAAAERIFNELLEMSENRRTIVLQWDAVPVLDAGGLNAFLRFVEALPEGRELIITDTPFQPLKTLARARVKPIPGKLSFYGSLPEALAALKQR
- a CDS encoding GGDEF domain-containing protein; translation: MSFTTTLSSLFNDASVTYASLSISYFALSKNTPFSYDGERWKRLLFGLVSGLISLYLNQDKFIIINSFFYSFEILPIILATFYGGWLSGLVALAINIIFTGLFTLDNILIVLIIFPLLLSKVWERKSNRVFYLTIAVIAVYRICVGATFLNYGHLWPSTLIYLASSALCLAICFHALNFKERHIHAYFAMKERANVDNLTRLNNRASVDFHLKQLSTLRRACGLLILDLDKFKSVNDNYGHGAGDLILSSVGEILKQSVRSLDFIGRFGGEEFIIITESHHPENMKVMAERIRENIQQLEVTLSDGRKVRITISIGVSLYLPGMSMVKAIKMADDALYQAKRQGRNQVVYSKLMPFSPLGDRIRGVGKRQPRRNSPL